A window from Rhinolophus sinicus isolate RSC01 linkage group LG01, ASM3656204v1, whole genome shotgun sequence encodes these proteins:
- the EIF4G1 gene encoding eukaryotic translation initiation factor 4 gamma 1 isoform X5 has product MNTPSQPRQGGFRSLQHFYPSRAQPPSSAASRVQSAAPARPGPAAHVYPAGSQVMMIPSQISYPASQGAYYIPGQGRSTYVVPTQQYPVQPGAPSFYPGASPTEFGTYAGAYYPAQGVQQYTPGVAPAPVLMNQPPQIAPKRERKTIRIRDPNQGGKDITEEIMSGARTASTPTPPQTGGSLEPQANGETPQVAVVVRPDDRSQGAIIGGRSGLPGTEHSPSESQPSSPSPTPSPPPILEPGSEPNLAVLSIPGDTLTTGMIQMSVEESTSVPRETGEPYCLSPEPTPLAEPILEVEVTLSKPIPESEFSSSPLQVAIPLASPKAEVLLEPNGTIPSEDLEPELESNPELAPLPLLACPSESPTPIAPTAQPEELLNGAPSPPAEDLSPVSEPQEPAKEVAAPVASPAVLSATPAMAPPATSPAPEEEMEEEEEEEEEGEAESEKGGEELLPPESTPVLAHLSQSLEAAAATPVAVSVPKRRRKIKELNKKEAVGDLLDAFKEVNPGVPEVENQPPVGNNPGPEPEGSSEPPRPEDSEETWDSKEDKIHNAENIQPAEQKYEYKSDQWKPLNLEEKKRYDREFLLGFQFIFASLQKPEGLPHISDVVLEKANKTPLRPLDPTRLQGINCGPDFTPSFANLGRPALSNRGPPRGGPGGELPRGPQAGLGPRRSQQGPRKEPRKIIATVLMTEDIKLNKAEKAWKPSSKRTAADKDRGEEDADGSKTQDLFRRVRSILNKLTPQMFQQLMKQVTQLAIDTEERLKGVIDLIFEKAISEPNFSVAYANMCRCLMALKVPTTEKPTVTVNFRKLLLNRCQKEFEKDKDDDEVFEKKQKEMDEAATAEERGRLKEELEEARDIARRRSLGNIKFIGELFKLKMLTEAIMHDCVVKLLKNHDEESLECLCRLLTTIGKDLDFEKAKPRMDQYFNQMEKIIKEKKTSSRIRFMLQDVLDLRRSNWVPRRGDQGPKTIDQIHKEAELEEHREHIKVQQLMAKGGDKRRGGPPGPPLTRGLPLVDDGGWNTVPISKGSRPIDTSRLTKITKPGSIDSNNQLFAPGGRLSWGKGSSGGSGAKPSDAASEAARPATSTLNRFSALQQAAPTESTENRRVSQRSSLSRERGEKAGDRGDRLERSERGGDRGDRLDRSRTPATKRSFSKEVEERSRERPSQPEGLRKASSLSEDRDRGRDAVKREATLPPVSPPKAVLSEEEMEKKSKAIIEEYLHLNDMKEAVQCVQELASPSLLFIFVRHGIESTLERSTIAREHMGRLLHQLLSAGHLSTAQYYQGLYEVLELAEDMEIDIPHVWLYLAELVTPILQDGGVSMGELFREITKPLRPLGKAASLLLEILGLLCKSVGPKKVGALWREAGLSWKEFLPEGQDIGAFVTEQKVDYTLGEESEVPGQRLLSSEELSRQLEKLLKESSSNQRVFDWIEANLSEQQVASNTFVRALMTTVCYSAIIFETPLRVNVEVLKARAKLLQKYLCDEQKELQALYALQALVVTLEQPANLLRTFFDKLYDEDVVKEDAFYSWESSKDPAEQQGKGVALKSVTAFFKWLREAEDESDHN; this is encoded by the exons ATGAACACGCCTTCTCAGCCCCGTCAG GGAGGATTCAGGTCTCTGCAG CACTTCTACCCTAGCCGGGCCCAGCCCCCGAGCAGTGCAGCCTCCCGAGTGCAGAGTGCAGCCCCCGCCCGCCCTGGCCCAGCTGCCCATGTCTACCCTGCTGGATCCCAAGTAATGATGATCCCTTCCCAGATCTCCTACCCAGCCTCCCAGGGGGCCTACTACATCCCTGGACAG GGGCGTTCCACATATGTTGTCCCAACACAGCAGTATCCTGTGCAGCCCGGAGCCCCAAGCTTCTATCCGGGTGCAAGCCCTACAGAATTTGGGACCTACG CTGGCGCCTACTACCCAGCCCAGGGTGTGCAGCAGTATACCCCTGGTGTGGCCCCCGCCCCAGTTTTGATGAACCAGCCACCCCAGATTGCTCCCAAGAGGGAGCGGAAAACG ATCCGAATTCGAGATCCAAACCAAGGAGGGAAGGATATCACGGAGGAAATTATGTCTGGGGCGCGAACCGCCtccacacccacccctccccag ACGGGAGGCAGTCTGGAGCCTCAAGCTAATGGGGAGACACCCCAGGTTGCTGTCGTTGTCCGGCCAG ATGACCGGTCACAGGGAGCAATCATTGGGGGCCGGTCGgggctgcctggcacagagcacagCCCTTCAGAATCCCAGCCTTCATCACCTTCTCCGACCCCGTCACCACCCCCAATCTTGGAACCAGGGTCTGAGCCTAATCTCGCAGTCCTTTCTATTCCTGGGGACACTCTGACAACGGGGATGATACAGATGTCTGTAGAAGAATCAACTTCTGTGCCCCGTGAGACTGGGGAGCCGTATTGCCTCTCTCCAGAGCCCACTCCCCTCGCTGAACCCATACTGGAAGTAGAAGTGACACTTAGCAAACCAATTCCAGAGTCTGAGTTCTCTTCCAGTCCTCTCCAGGTTGCCATCCCCCTGGCATCTCCCAAGGCGGAAGTGCTTCTTGAGCCTAACGGCACGATTCCATCCGAGGATCTGGAACCAGAGCTGGAGTCGAACCCAGAGCTtgcccctcttcctctcctggcTTGTCCCTCTGAGTCCCCCACGCCCATTGCTCCAACTGCCCAACCTGAGGAACTGCTCAACGGAGCCCCCTCGCCACCAGCTGAGGACTTAAGCCCCGTCAGTGAGCCACAGGAGCCGGCCAAGGAAGTGGCAGCACCAGTGGCTTCCCCCGCCGTCCTCTCTGCCACTCCAGCTATGGCTCCTCCAGCTACTTCCCCTGctccagaggaggaaatggaagaagaggaggaagaggaagaagaaggagaagctgagagtgagaagggaggagaggaactGCTCCCCCCAGAGAGCACCCCTGTTCTAGCCCACCTGTCCCAGAGTTTGGAGGCAGCAGCAGCCACCCCAG TGGCAGTATCTGTGCCAAAGAGGAGACGGAAAATTAAGGAGCTCAATAAGAAGGAAGCTGTAGGAGACCTTCTAGATGCCTTCAAGGAG GTGAACCCGGGAGTACCAGAGGTGGAAAATCAGCCTCCCGTAGGCAATAATCCCGGCCCAGAGCCTGAGGGCAGCAGTGAGCCCCCACGGCCCGAAGACTCAGAGGAGACCTGGGACTCAAAGGAGGACAAAATTCACAACGCTGAGAACATCCAGCCTGCGGAGCAGAAGTACGAGTACAAGTCAG ATCAGTGGAAACCTCTAAACCTTGAGGAAAAAAAGCGTTATGACCGTGAGTTCCTGCTTGGCTTTCAGTTCATCTTTGCCAGTCTGCAGAAGCCAGAGGGGCTGCCCCATATCAGCGACGTGGTGTTGGAGAAG GCCAATAAAACACCACTGCGGCCACTGGATCCCACTAGACTTCAAGGCATAAACTGTGGGCCAGACTTCACTCCATCCTTTGCCAACCTTGGCCGACCAGCCCTCAGCAACCGTGGGCCCCCAAGGGGTGGGCCAGGTGGGGAGCTGCCCCGAGGGCCG CAGGCTGGTCTGGGACCCCGGCGCTCTCAGCAGGGCCCCCGAAAGGAGCCACGCAAGATTATTGCCACAGTGTTAATGACTgaagatataaaactgaacaaaGCAGAAAAGGCCTGGAAACCTAGCAGCAAGCGGACGGCCGCTGATAAGGACCGAGGGGAAGAGGATGCTGATGGCAGCAAAACCCAG GACCTGTTCCGCAGGGTGCGCTCCATTCTGAATAAGCTGACACCCCAGATGTTTCAGCAGCTGATGAAGCAGGTGACGCAGCTGGCTATCGACACGGAGGAACGCCTCAAAGGGGTCATTGACCTCATCTTCGAGAAGGCCATTTCAGAACCCAACTTCTCTGTGGCCTATGCCAACATGTGCCGCTGCCTCATGGCG CTCAAAGTGCCCACTACAGAAAAGCCAACAGTGACTGTGAACTTTCGAAAACTGTTGTTGAATCGATGTCAGAAGGAgtttgaaaaagacaaagatgatgATGAAGTTTTTGAGAAGAAGCAGAAAGAGATGGACGAAGCTGCTACA GCAGAGGAACGGGGACGCCTGAAGGAAGAGCTGGAAGAGGCTCGCGACATAGCCCGACGGCGCTCTTTAGGGAATATCAAGTTCATCGGGGAGTTGTTCAAGCTGAAGATGCTGACAGAGGCCATAATGCACGACTGCGTGGTTAAACTACTTAAGAACCATGACGAAGAGTCCCTCGAATGCCTTTGCCGTCTGCTCACCACCATCGGCAAAGACCTGGACTTTGAAAAAGCCAAG CCCCGAATGGATCAATATTTCAACCAGATGGAAAAAATCATTAAGGAGAAGAAGACTTCATCCCGAATCCGCTTTATGCTGCAGGATGTGCTGGATCTGCGACGG agcaaCTGGGTGCCACGCCGGGGGGACCAGGGTCCCAAGACCATTGACCAGATCCACAAGGAGGCGGAGCTGGAGGAGCACCGGGAGCACATCAAAGTACAGCAGCTGATGGCCAAGGGCGGCGACAAGCGGCGGGGCGGCCCCCCAGGCCCACCGCTCA CCCGCGGCCTTCCCCTTGTGGATGATGGCGGCTGGAACACGGTCCCCATCAGTAAGGGCAGCCGCCCTATCGACACCTCACGACTCACCAAGATCACGAAG cCTGGCTCCATTGATTCTAACAACCAGCTCTTCGCACCTGGAGGGCGATTGAGCTGGGGCAAGGGCAGCAGTGGAGGCTCAGGAGCCAAGCCCTCCGACGCAG CATCAGAAGCTGCTCGTCCAGCTACTAGTACCTTGAATCGCTTCTCAGCCCTTCAACAAGCAGCGCCTACAGAAAGCACAGAAAACAGGCGTGTGTCCCAGAG GAGTAGCTTGAGTCGGGAACGCGGTGAGAAAGCTGGGGACAGGGGAGACCGCCTAGAACGGAGTGAACGGGGAGGTGACCGTGGGGACCGCCTTGATCGCTCTCGGACACCTGCCACCAAGCGGAGTTTCAGCAAGGAGGTGGAGGAGCGGAGTAGAGAGCGGCCCTCCCAGCCTGAGGGGCTGCGCAAGGCATCCAGCCTCTCAGAGGATCGGGACCGTGGGCGGGATGCCG TGAAGCGAGAAGCCACCCTCCCCCCGGTAAGCCCCCCAAAGGCTGTGCTGTctgaggaggagatggagaagaaatCCAAGGCCATCATTGAGGAATACCTCCACCTCAATGACATGAAG GAGGCAGTGCAGTGTGTGCAGGAGTTGGCCTCACCCTCCCTGCTCTTTATCTTTGTCCGGCATGGCATCGAGTCCACACTGGAGCGCAGCACCATTGCTCGTGAACATATGGGGCGGCTGCTGCACCAGCTGCTCAGTGCCGGGCACCTCTCCACTGCTCAGTACTACCAAGG GCTGTATGAAGTCCTAGAATTGGCTGAAGACATGGAAATCGACATCCCCCATGTGTGGCTCTACCTAGCAGAACTGGTGACGCCGATTCTGCAGGATGGTGGCGTGTCCATGGGGGAGCTGTTCAG GGAGATTACGAAGCCTCTGAGGCCCCTGGGCAAAGCTGCCTCCCTGTTGCTGGAGATCCTGGGGCTCCTGTGCAAAAGCGTG GGTCCCAAAAAGGTGGGGGCATTGTGGCGAGAGGCTGGACTCAGCTGGAAAGAATTTCTACCTGAAGGCCAGGACATTGGTGCCTTCGTCACTGAACAG AAAGTGGACTATACCCTGGGAGAGGAGTCAGAAGTCCCTGGCCAGAGGTTGCTCTCCTCCGAGGAGCTGAGCAGGCAACTGGAGAAGCTGCTCAAGGAGAGCAGCAGTAACCAGCGCGTGTTTGACTGGATAGAA GCCAACCTGAGTGAGCAGCAGGTAGCATCCAACACGTTTGTTCGAGCCCTCATGACAACTGTCTGCTATTCCGCAATTATCT TTGAAACTCCGCTCCGAGTGAATGTTGAGGTGCTGAAAGCACGAGCGAAATTGCTACAGAAATACCTATGTGATGAGCAGAAGGAGCTGCAGGCACTCTACGCCCTTCAGGCCCTTGTAGTGACCTTAGAGCAGCCCGCCA ACCTGCTTCGGACGTTCTTTGATAAGCTGTACGATGAGGACGTGGTGAAGGAGGACGCCTTCTACAGCTGGGAGAGTAGCAAGGACCCTGCTGAGCAGCAGGGCAAGGGCGTGGCCCTTAAATCTGTCACAGCCTTCTTCAAGTGGCTTCGTGAGGCAGAGGACGAGTCTGACCACAACTGA